A genome region from Uranotaenia lowii strain MFRU-FL unplaced genomic scaffold, ASM2978415v1 HiC_scaffold_129, whole genome shotgun sequence includes the following:
- the LOC129759237 gene encoding ATP synthase subunit e, mitochondrial has protein sequence MVELGNPVRVSPLIKFGRWSFLAIGIVYGAYHQGRLAKREVGIREIEAQQKVIRDAKLAEEKKRAAAEENRAIAELSAPSKK, from the exons ATGGTCGAACTCGGTAACCCAGTCCGCGTGTCCCCGCTGATCAAG TTCGGCCGCTGGTCGTTCCTGGCCATCGGAATCGTGTACGGTGCCTACCACCAGGGTCGGCTGGCCAAGCGGGAGGTTGGAATCCGGGAAATCGAAGCCCAGCAGAAAGTTATCCGGGATGCTAAGTTGGCCGAGGAGAAGAAGCGTGCCGCGGCAG AGGAGAATCGCGCCATTGCCGAACTGTCGGCCCCAAGCAAGAAGTAA